The genome window CATGAACTTCGTGAACAATTACAGGCAGAAGGTATCAAATTCAGAAGCCAGACCGATACCGAAACTATAGTTCATCTGGTAAGAAAATATTATGATGGAGATTTATTCAAAGCCGTTCAGAGAGCCCTTAAAGATTTGAGAGGTGCTTATGCTATCGGTGTTATTTGTAAGAATAATCCCGATGTATTGGTAGCAGCAAGAAATGGTAGTCCTCTCATTGTTGGTATTGGAGATGGGGAAGGATATATTGCTTCGGATGTGCCTGCCATTATGAAATATACCCGAAAAGTTATTTACATTGATAATGGACATGTCTGTGAGATAAAGAGGGATACTATTTGCATCGAAGATGTAGATGGGAATTCTATCCCTGTCCATGTTCACAATGTGGAATGGGACGATTCCGCAGCAGAGAAAGAAGACTATCCGCACTTCATGTTGAAAGAAATTTTCCAGCAAGCAGAGGTCCTTCAAAGCACACTTCGAGGACGGGTAGAAGAAGGGTCTGATAAGGTGCAATTGAGGGATATGAACATTTCTGAAGAGGAATTAAAAGCCTGCCAAAAAATTTATGTTGTTGCTTGTGGAACCGCATGGCATGCAGGAATGGTCGGTAAATATCTCATAGAAAAATTTGCTCGTGTTCCTGTGGAATTGGATTTA of Candidatus Hydrogenedens sp. contains these proteins:
- the glmS gene encoding glutamine--fructose-6-phosphate transaminase (isomerizing), yielding MCGIVGYIGPKNAVEIILSGLHRLEYRGYDSAGVAVVNNNGLEFIKSVGKLKVLDAKLEQHPIQGQLGIGHTRWATHGEPSEVNSHPHFDTNMEIAVVHNGIIENFHELREQLQAEGIKFRSQTDTETIVHLVRKYYDGDLFKAVQRALKDLRGAYAIGVICKNNPDVLVAARNGSPLIVGIGDGEGYIASDVPAIMKYTRKVIYIDNGHVCEIKRDTICIEDVDGNSIPVHVHNVEWDDSAAEKEDYPHFMLKEIFQQAEVLQSTLRGRVEEGSDKVQLRDMNISEEELKACQKIYVVACGTAWHAGMVGKYLIEKFARVPVELDLASEFRYRDPIIPPNTILIAVSQSGETADTLEAIRIAKSRGAKVASIVNVVGSSVARESHGVIYQQAGPEIGVAS